The following nucleotide sequence is from Paenibacillus odorifer.
TGCGGTACTCATTAAAGACATTTTGAGCGAGCTCCTCCATCGTCTGGGTGATATTCGCTGCTTCCTGTTCCTTGTCAGCTCCTTTTTCCCTAGAAAAGAACAGCGTTACAACTTTATCAGAGCCCATATCCGTCATCAAGACATCCACGCCAAGATCAGCCAAGGTCTGTTTCAGCAGCAGCCGGGAAGCGCTCAGCTCGTTCAGAATTTCAACACTGTCCATACCCGCATAACCGTTAATTTGAACAATTCCTACGTAGCCAGTATCCTGATTCATGCTGATATCCGCCTGCTTGGCTGCAGAGATAATTTCATCCCGCGTCTTGAATTCACCGGCAATCAGCCGTTTCAGGAAGGCATCTCGGACCAGAGGAAGCTGGCGGTTAAGCTCGGACTCGAGCAGCTTATTTTTTGTAATCATATCGGCAATATTTCCGCTCAAAAAGTCAAATTCATTCCTCTCCGAGGCTTCTTCTTTACCGAATTGCTCCTTCATGACGCTGAGCATACGATTGATTGGCCGCTGTTACGGTAAGCTAATATCAGTCCGGCAATCAAACCGATAATTAGAGTGCCTCCTGTAATTTGTATGGAGATTCTTTTGATCTTGTTAGCATTCTCCATCAAAATATCTTGAGGAATCCCGGTCTGATACACCCAGCCATTGGAATCGGAACGGGTAGTAACCACCAGATCATCCTTGTAGAACTGACTGACCTTATTCTTATCAAAAGCTGGATCGTCGAGCATTTTGGCCATTTTCTGCTCATCGCTTCCTTGCAAAACAATCGTATTCCCTTTAGCGTCACTAATATGCACCCAGCCCCCGTATCGCTCGGTCAGGCCTGAGAGCAAGCTGGAAATATTTTTTTCATCAATAATCACGACTGCGACAGCCGGCGAGGAATCATTAAAGCTATCCAAGGGGAGTGACTGCATATAGGTAATAACCGAGGTTTGCATCCCCCTGCTGACAAAATCACTAAGTGGCTTGATCTCGCTGCGGTGGGTTGTCTCAAGCACTTCTTTTCTCCAATCCTGTAACGAAAGACCCTTATAGTTGAAATTAGAGTAGTAATGCTCCGGACGATAGGTCGAACCTGGGGTTAGGATAAGATTATAGTTAGCGAGGTAAATATAATAGTTTTGCAAAAAATCATTAGTCTGGCCGAAAGTCAAAACATTCCGCATCGTTTTCCAAATCCCATACACATTCGTCTCATTTTCACTTTCATTCATAAGAACATTTAGCTCCTGGTTGACCGCCAATTGCCTGGTAAAGCCTTCAACCTCCGCCATACGGCGCTCCAATATCTCCTGACTTTTCTGAAGCTGAGTGACTCCATTCTCAATCGAGATGGACTGTGTCACGGAGATTGAGGTTAGATAGGACATGTACCCGCCAATGCTGGGTATGACCAAAATGACCACATAAGAGATTAGAAATTTACGAAAGATATTGGAATATTTCAGCGTAGTTAGCCTCCCTCAATATGACATTTCGATAGCGCTATCATTACCATAGATTAAAACATTTTGCTTCATAGTCAAGGGTTCGAACTCACTTCACCCTCCTGCACCTCTTCAGAAATGGAAAAAAAACAGCGATCTACGCCGTTATCACTGCCTTTTATCGGCAATTCCGATATTTTATCTATAGTGCGTCAGCTGTTTCGATGTGTGACCCTTACATGGCCCTCCTGTCATTTAGAAAAAAGGGGCCAATAACGGCCCCCTTCATCATTGCTTTGGCTAGACAATCAGTTCTTCTTCTGATCTCTGGCCTCTGATCCAGATGTAAAGACATGATCCGTCGAAGCTTCTTCAATGTCGCCGAAGGCCCAATGTGTTGCCGGAACATCTGCCCACTGTGGATTCGTTACATTGATTAGGGGACCTCTGCCTAAAGCTCTATTCATAGCCACAACAGCTTCGGCACGAGTAAGCTTGGCATTAGGACGGAAAGTCCCGTCATTATAACCAGTGAAAATGCCAGTACCTTGGGCTTGCAAAATCGCCGCCTGTGCCCAATGTCCATTGATGTCAGAGAAACCGGAACCCTTCTGCGTCGAATCCGTTCTAAGCAGGGTCACCAGAGTGGCCATTTCTGCACGCGTCAACATTTGATTAGGCTTAAAGGTGCCATCGCTGTAACCCTTTATTAGTCCCATCTTCGCTACTTTAGTTATGGCATCAGCACCCCAGTAACCAGAAGGCACATCACTGAACACGACACCTGCTCCAGTAGCCCCCTTCTCAGAAACATTGGCAAGAATCGTTGCCATCTCAGCACGCGTAATTTCGTGCTCCGGCTGGAAGAACCCACCCGGATAACCTTTGATATATGCTGTATGACGGATCGTATTAGACTCGCCATTCCCTGCAGATCCATCCTCGTTTCCAGTTGCCGGAGTTGGCGTCGGAGTCAAGGCAGGTGTGGAAGAAGGCTTAGCTGGAATGTACGAGCCACCCGAATCCGTTGATGTTAGTGTTGATGTTGGTGTCGGACTTGGCGTTGGTGTCGGTGTCGGACTTGGCGTTGGTGTTGGAGATACAGCAGGACTCGTTGAAACTGTGAATTTCAATTGATCCGTCAGCATGAAATCACCAGATTTCTTCACAGCTTTAAGCGTGTGTATCCCGCCTTCCAATCCCGAAATACTATAAATTTCCTGACGGCTCAGGCGGCTCTGACTATACGCATTCACGGTTTGGACCCGTTGTCCATCCACATAAATATCCATATCACCTTGCTCTGGACCAATAGGTGTAATCAGGCTGATTCCGTTACCCTTGAAGGTATATTCAAAGGAATCACCGTCCACTGATGTAGAGTGAACATCATTAAGATAATCTCCCCCTACAGTAAACTTAAGGTTCAGCGTGCCCACTGGCTGTGCAGCAAGATAAGATTTATTCAGTGTAACACGGTTACCTGCTACTGAATAATCAGTCCCCAGAACCAGATCATATGATCCGTTAGTAATGCCGGCAAAGCTTTCCGCTTGCTGCAGTAATGTCACCTCAATATCTTCCTGAGCGGAAGCAGCTTTATCAAAGCTGGCAGCGATCGGATTAATCATATTCGGAATTTCTACCTTGAACATATCAAGAAGCATAAATCTGCCTGATTTCTTCACAACCTTGAGCGTGTGCATACCATCCGGTAAGCCAGAAATGCTGTAAAGGTTCTGAAGTGACATTTGTCCATGATGATAGGCACTGACTGTTTCCTTAAATTGATCGTCAACATAAATATCCATATCACCCTGTGACTCATCTACCTCTGTGAACAGCTGAATCCCCGTTCCTCTGAAGGTATATTCAAAAGAATCACCATTCTGCTCCGTATATTGCACATCGTCTTTATAGTCGCCCAATCCTCTGCCACTGCTGCGGTTCCAAGTGCCATTGTACTTAACTGTCGAATCATCGTTATTAATCATCACATAACGAATGCCTGTAGAATCGCTAATTTGTATCGACAGGGTCTGTGGATCACCAGCGTTAAAAATGAAAATCAAGTCGGTTGTGCCTGCCGGCTGCTGCGCAAGGTATTGCTTATGGATGGTCAATTTGTCATTCGTCACCGTAAAATCGTCTTCCGAAAGTGCCTCGCCATTATTTTCAATACAGCTCAGTGTATTACCATTCAAATTCAGGGTGACAGTAACATCCTCTTGTTGTTCTGTTGCTTGGTCGAATCTAGCAGATGTCGGAGTAATGGTACTATTCTGTCCTCCTGCTGGAGTTTCTGTAGTCACCTTAAACGCGTCAAGCAGCATAAAATCACCTGAGCTTTTGACCACTTTAAGTGTGTGAGAGCCGTTAGCAAGTCCCGAGACACTGTACAGATTTTGCTGTACCTCTCTTGATCCCGTTTTATAAGCACTAACGGTCTGTGCAGCCTCATGGTCCAGCGTAATAATCATATCTCCCTGAGATTCATGCTTTTCGGTCAGCAGGTCAATGCCAGTGCCCGTAAAGGTGTACTCAAAGGAATCACCGTTCTTCTCGGCATAATGCACATCGTCTTTATAATCACCCAATCCTCTAGATGAGCTTACCTGCCATGCGCCATTATATTTAATGCCGCTGTCATTATCATTAATGTATACTACATTAGTGACCGTTGCCTTGTTCGCAGCAGACGAATTCTCAGACGGGTCAGTCCCATAGTTCGTAACATCCGATTGTGAAGCCATCGACGGAGCAGACGAGGAATCCTTGATCGTAATGCTCAAATCTTGCTTTCCTTCTAGCAGCTCTTTGCCACCATTTCGCTTCCAATCCCCGCTGTAGCGCATACCTGTATCATCATCATTGACTGTAGAGGTGCCACCTAATGCTGTAACTTTAAGCATCCGCGACGCATGAGGTTCAAGTATCCCTCCGCTAAATTCCTTCTCAAAGTCTCCCAGCTCAGTGTGACTCCATAAATCGCGAACGGAAGCCGGGCCCTCAAGGCCGAGATCACTCCATTTGACTTTCACCTCCGCACTCCGACTGCCCAAATTGAACAGAGCTACGCTGTAAGTGCCATCTCCATTATTGGCATACCAAACCTGCTGCTGGGTATCCATAGATACCGGATGGCCTGGACGTCCTGCCTGATTTACGGCAATTACCTCATCATTGGTAAGCAGTTCTAGACCATAGCTGTCCAGCCTAGTCATGTCATTACCTGTATACAATGGCACGGAAGAGATTGACCAGAATGTCATCGCGGATTTCCGCTCGTCTTTGGTCAGACCATCCATAGATCCGTTACCAACGTTCAGAGAATCAAAATCATTCCAGCCACCAGGACCTGCATCCCTCCACCAAAGTGCTGCTTTGGGGAACAAGCGGGAAATACTCGGCCAGGCTGTCAGCCCACTGCCATCGTAAGCTTCAACATCCCAGTCAATTCGCCAACCGTTGGCATACTTTTTCCAGAAATCCACGTAATTGTGATCGAGCGCCCAGGACAGCTCAAACCAGATGTTATTTCTGTCAAAAGCCTTAGACCATGCCTCTACATCGCCGCGCGCATCACGGCTCAAGTTGTCAATCCCCGAGCCAGGAGTCACGCTGTCAAATTTGACGAAATCAATGCCCCACTCGCCAATCATATCCGCAATAGAATCCACATACTTCTGGGCACATGGATTCGTGAAATCAATTTTATAAGTGTAGGAATTCCAATAATCCATAATGGTAAGCGGTTTGGCTGTAATGTCCTGTATACGGCATTGGCCACCCGTTCCGTAAATCTCTAGATTCTGATTATAGGCATCGATGGATACCCCCGGAATCATATAGATTCCAATTCTCTGTCCATTATTATGAACATAGTCGATGACCTCTTGAAATCCGTTAGGATATAAGGTCTCACTTGGAATCGGTCTGCCGTATTCATCCATGCTGCCATTCCAGCCCGCATCAATATTGATGTATTCATACCCATGGGCTTGCAAATTCTCATGCATAACATCCGATTGTTTTTTGATGCTTTCGGCCGAGGTCCAGTTGCCTGCACCGTCGTACACCTGCATGCTGTAACTGCTCCAGCCCATATAGGGCTTTTGCGCCATACTCTTCTCAGCTGCTAGTGCCACATTGCCCTTCGTTCCTGTGAAACCGAACTGCGCTGCTGCAATTATAAATACCAACAGGCTCATTCCCAGCTTTTTTCCCATTCGCTTCAAATCATCCTTACCCCCTCATAAAATGTGGTTAAAATTTATTTGATAGCGCTTTCTTTACGGGATGATCATAAAGGAAGAACGAGTTCCACGATAGGTACATTTCCGCATTTTACGTACAAATAACCCAAAAACAAGGGGACAAATGAACAACAGAACAAACATTATTCCTCCAACAATAGAAACTTAAGGAAGATAATATGGGCTGGATCTATTTTGAAAATTATTAATAAAGACCCTTTTAACCTTATGTAACGTGATGGAAATCACATGATTTAATGTAAAATAAATGAATAATTTAGAAATGAAATACAATTATCTTAATCGATGCATGATATGCTCTAGAAAGGGAGATAGGATTGAAGTTGGATTTGGAAGGGTTGAATGTGGATTCCTTGATTCAGATGCTTAAGGCATCATTTTCATTTGAAAATTGGGATGCCATGATTGAAATTGCAGACAAGCTACATGAACAAATTTCCGTCATATATGAAAACAATAGTAACCTCATAAGAGGTCCTAAACTGAAACGGAGTATCCCCTATTATTTTGGATATAGCTCATGCGCAAAAGGTATAGCACTACAAAAATCCGGTAAGTTTGACGAGGCAAAAATATGTATTCAGAAGTATGCTGACCTGGGCTGGATAGTAGGTTTAGATGAAGAGGGTATTAATGAAGTCGAATATTACCGCAATATAGCAAAAGCCAATTCATACGTTATCGATCTGTTGGAAGGCAAAATGGGAGTCCTACATAAATACGTTGAGTTTATTAGAAAAAGTGATGATGAAGAGTTATTGCCGGGACTCATTACAATCTTAGAATCTTCGATAATACATGATTATTCCGTTGATTGGATTCTGAAGGAATTCAAAATCAATGTTGATGACATAGGAGAACATGAGACTATTGTGAATATCAGATACCATGAGGATTACATTTATCTGCTGGCGATGTATTACTATAAACAAGAGAATATGTACGATACAATCAACACTATTCTAGAAATCTTATTATTAAGCATCAAGCTAGACGATGATACAGGCTTCAAAAAATCAGCAGCGCTCTTTGAACTCCTTAGAGACCACGCCGATCAATCACAACTCAAAGTACATCACAATATCATGAAAACAATAATCGAAAAAGAGTTTACTAGGTCCTTCAGCTCGCGAATCGAGTTCAGCAATTTACACAGTTAACGATCACGGAGGTCGTCGTTGATTGGATTATAAAGTTGGCTATAAAAAAGGAGTGGTTCTCCGGTTAATGGGCGGAATCACTCCTTTAAGGTGTATTGATCCGGACCGGTCCGCTCGATCCTTTGCTTTCTGCGGGATTTATGCCGTTTATTTCGCCACATTCGCTCGATCCGGTACATTCTGCGGGATTTATCCCGTTCATTTCTCTGTATCCGCCCGATCGACTGCATTCTACGGGATTTATACCGTTCTTTTCGCCACATCCGCTCGATCGACTGCATTCTGCGGGATTTTTACCGTTCATTTCGCCACATCCGCTCGATCGACTGCATTCTGCGGGATTTATCCCGTTCATTTCACCATATTCGCTCGATCCGCTGCATTCTACGGGATTTATACCGTAGAATTCTCCGTATATGCTCGATCCGGTACATTCTGCGGGATTTATACCGTAGATTTCTCCGTATTCGCTCGATCCGATATATTCTGCGGGATTTATACCGTTCTTTTCGCCACATTCGCTCGATCAGCTGCATTCTGCGGGATTTATACCGCTCATTTCACCGTATTCGCTCGATCAGCTGCTTTCTACGGGATTTATCCCGTTCATTTCCCCGTATTCGCCGGATCGACTGCATTCTGCGGGATTTATCCCGTTCATTTCACCACATTTGCCCGATCAGCCGCATTCTGCGGGATTTATCCCGTTCATTTCCCCGTATTCGCCCGATCCGCTGCATTCTGCGGGATTTATACCGTTCCTTTCCCCGCATCCGCTCCATACGCTGCTTTCTGCGGGATTTATCCCGTTCATTTCGCCACATTCGCTCGATCCGCTGCATTCTGCGGGATTTATACCGTAGATTTCTCCGTATTCGCTCGATCCGGTACATTCTGCGGGATTTATACCGTAGAATTCTCCGTATATGCTCGATCCGGTACATTCTGCGGGATTTATACCGCTCATTTCTCCGTATTCGCCCGATCAGCTGCATTCTGTGGGATTTATCCCGTTCCTTTCGCCACATCCGCTCGATCCGCAACATTTTAGGGCATTAATGCCTCTATTGTCTCCGCAACCACTCCATCCGCCTCATTCTACGGTATAAATCCCGCTTCCTTTTCGCCGCTTCTACTCCAGCCGGCCTTTCTGCCCGCCCCACAATATGGTGTTGAACCCCCTCAAAATTCGTCGCTCAGTTGACGAACACCGGTTATTCGCCATGTTTTTAGTTTAACTTTCGTTCTTCTCATTTTATATAAGATTCTTTTCACACTTTGTTTGGATTTTTTAAAATCATACAAAAAAAGCCCCGATTGATTGCCTAGGGACTTTTTTTGCTTTATTTTCTCCTATATTAAATCAAATCTACTTAACTACCTAGCTTTCACTTCAAATAGTTCTCTAATGTTCTCCGTACCGCTCCTGGGCCTGCCATCATTTCCTGGAACATAACCTCAATCTTATCGCCTAGACCAATTGCGTACAACGGAACCCCAAAAAGTCGCTCATCTTCAAGAATGGGGCGCACACTTGCGGTTTGGTCTCCAAGCGAAACTCCTTGAAGGTAACCTTGCAGTGTTTCTAGTAACGGATCTGAACTCAATGTGAAGACCTCTCCAGCATCATTCACTCCAAGTAAGTAACGACACCACACCGCGATAGCCAGTGGAATCGCTGTTAGCTGCGCTGGATCGAGCTCCTCCCGTCGAATATAGGATTTAATAGTTTCACCGAACCGTATACCCACCTTCTGCGAAGTGTCTGTAGCAATCCGCTGTGGAGTATCGGGGATAAATGGATTGGCAAAACGCTCCGTAAGGACTTCGTCCAGGAACTGCTTTGGACTGAGAATCCCCGGGTCCACTACGACGGGCAGACCTTCTTTGTAACCGATTATCTCCACAAACCTCCGCAAAGTATCGTCCTTCATCTCATCCGCGATCAAGGTGTAGCCAAGCAGACAACCGGAAACAGCAAGCGCCGTATGCAGCGGATTAAGGCAGGTCGTTACTTTCATCGTCTCCACCTTGTTGACTGTCTCCCGGTCCGTAAAAATAATTCCGGCTTCCTCTAGTGGTGGACGTCCGTTCGTAAAGTTGTCCTCCACTACAAGGTATTCGCTAATCTCGGCATTTACGAAAGGAGCGGTATATGTGTTTTTGGAGGTAATGATTACATCCATATCGCCAATTCCCTGTTCCAGAAGCGCGGCCTGTACACTCTCCGAAGGACGTGGTGTGATTTTATCGATCATGGACAATGGAAAGGTTATTAATCGTTCATCTTCCAGATAGCGCACAAAGTCTTCCACAACAAGTCCTCTTTGGGCCCATTCCTTAGCGATGGACACAACACCGTTCTTCAACTTGTCGCCATTGTGTGAGCAGTTGTCCATGCTGACAAAGGTCATCGGATATTGGCCTTTCAGATATCTTCGATAAGCAAGCGAAGCTACAATGCTCATGACATGAACAGGATGCTCCGGTCCGCTCTCGATATCCTTTTTCACAATGCCAAGATATTTATCATGCGGATCCGTCAACGAGTATCCCTTCTCCGTGATGGTGAAGCTGGCCATTTGCAGGCTCGGATTCTCGAACACCTCGATCAATCGGCGGTACTCCGCTTCACGGTTTTTGTCCGCTGCGATTCCCTCCACAATACTGCTGACTACTCTTTTCTGAAAATCACCACGAGCATTCATCAGCACTAAAAGGGTCAGATTGTCGTAGGGCTTGTAGACTTTATCAATCATTTCGAAATCAAAGGTTTCCACCGCAATAATACCTGTATCCGACTTCCTGCTATCCAGCAGCTTCTGATGAGCATTTGCCACGAATCCCCTGAAAATATTACCTGCACCGAAATGAATCCATTCCGGTTTAAGCTGTGTATTGTTTGCTACCTGCTCATAGTCGAACTGTGGAAGCTCCACTCCAGCAGCTTTCCAAGCTGCTTTTTCCCCTTGGATACTGCTTCTGGTCAGATGCAGCATTTATTTTGCCTCCTTGACGTTGTCCAAGCTATCCCAGACACCAAGCAAATACATGATGCCCATAGCTCTATCATACAAACCATAACCCGGGCGGCAGTTCTTCTCTTCCCCCCACAGATGACGCCCGTGATCCGGGCGTACATAACCAATGTATCCGTTCTCATGATAGGCTTTGACCACCTCGGCCACATCAACGCTTCCGTCACGCCCACGGTGCGACACCTCAATGAAATCACCATTCTCAAATACCTTCACATTACGGATATGTGCAAAATGAATACGGTCATGGAACTCGCGGATCATCGCTGGCAGATCGTTATCCGGATTCGTGCCGAGTGACCCTGTGCAGAACGTCAAACCGTTGTACGGGCTGTCCACCAAATCCAGAAAGCGGCGGATCATATCCCGATTGCGGATAATACGCGGCAGTCCAAAGATCGGCCAAGCCGGATCATCCGGATGAATAGCCATCTTGATGTCCACTTCCTCGCATACTGGAATAATGCGTTCCAGGAAATACTGGAGGTTGTCGAACAGTTTATCTTCCGTCACATCCGCATAAGCCGCAAACAGCTCATCTAGCTTCGCCAGCCGCTCCGGCTCCCAGCCCGGCATCGTGAACTGCCCAGCTCCCTTCAAAATCCGGTCCACCATCTCACGCGGATTATCGGTAATGGCAGCCTTTTCATAAAAGAGGGCATTCGAGCCATCAGGCAACTCTTTATACAGCTCTGTGCGGGTCCAATCGAAAACAGGCATAAAATTATAGCAGATCACCTTAACGCCAACCTTGGCGAGTTTACGAATGGTGTCGATATAAATATCGATATATTTATCACGGGTCGGCAAGCCGATTTTGATATCATCATGAACGTTGACGCTTTCTACTACAGCCGTGCTGAAACCCTTACTGGTGATTTGATCCGCCACTTCTTGGATCCGTTCCATTTCCCACACTTCTCCAGCTACTTTCTCGTGCAAAGACCAGACAATCCCCATTACACCCGGAATCTGCCGAATATGATCCAGCGTGATATTGTCATTGCCCTCGCCGTACCATCTCCACGTCATGTTCATTGATAAACCCTCCTGTGAATTCGTTTTCATCTATCTTGTATACAAGATTTACTTGATCATAGAATAAGAACAATTCTTTGTCAATCACAAATTCATCAGGAATTTTATCATAAAAACAAGGAATTTCCACCCTATTTTCATCTCGATAATTTTAATGAACGAACTTATCATGTATACTAGTACTGTATCTGTCATCAACAATTGAAAGCAGGAACAGAAATGTCAATCAAAGCTGAAATTCTAAACACACTGAAGCAAGAAATCCTCACGCTGGCGTTAAAGCCAGGTACCATTCTAAGTGAAACAGCCTTGTCTGAGCGGTTTCAGATTTCACGTACGCCGTTGCGTGATGTTCTCAAGCAGCTTGCACTGGAATCTTATACCGATATCTACCCGAAAAAAGGTAATATTGTGTCCTTTATTGATCTAGAATCTGTTGAACAAATCACATACTTGCGTTGCACACTGGAAAAGGAGATCCTCAAGGATCTTTCTGCACAGCTTTTACTACCCGGGGTGCACGAACTGAAGGAGATTCTTAAGAAACAAAAAGAGGTCATCGGGCAGGAGAATGCTGTAGATTCTTTCCTTAATTTAGACGACGAGTTTCACCGGTCCTTGTACAGGCTTGCTGGACGTGAGTATCTGTGGACTCTGATCCAGCAGTCGAATGTACATTATCTCAGGTACCGCAGACTGCACATGCTCAAGACCGACAAGCTGGAAGAAATCTGGAGCGAACACCAATCCATTCTTGAGCTTATGGTGCAAAAGGAAACTACCAATATCGGTCCGCTAATCCACCACCATCTTCGGGAAGATATTCATTCACTGGACTTTCAGGAGAACTTCTCGGAATACCTAAAAAAATAGTCGGCCAAAAAGCGGCTTGCCCATAAGTTAAGTGCCTTCCCGGATAAAACTTCGTTATAAGAAGAAGCACACACGATCTCTATTCCCTATTAAAAAAACAAAAAAACCTTGATTTCTCAAGGTTTTCATAAAAAATGAACAAGGACTATAACACCACACTAATAGCTTAAATCTGCACCGTTAGAGGTTATGACCTTTTTGTACCAGTAAAAGCTGTCCTTACGCAGACGCAGCAGCGTTCCATTGCCTGCATCATCCTGATCAACATAAATGAAGCCGTACCGCTTGCGCATCTCCGAGGTGGAAGCCGAGATCAGATCAATACAGCCCCAGCTGGTGTAGCCCATTAGCTCCACGCCATCGGCAATGGCTTCCGCCATCTGCTCAATATGCTGTGCCAGATACTCTATCCGGTATGGATCACGGATAGTGCCATCCAGTTCGAGTACATCTGCAGCACCCAGACCATTCTCTACTACGAACAAAGGAAGCTGGTAGCGGTCATGCATCTCCTTGAGCACAAACCGCAGCCCCTTTGGATCGATCTGCCAGCCCCAATCGGAAGTTTTCAGGAAGGGATTCTTCAGCCCTGAGGACAGGTTACCTTCCGTGGTGGCCGTGATGCTCTCATCCACACTGACTACTGAGGACATGTAGTAACTAAAGGAAAGAAAATCTACAAGATTGTCCCGCAGCAAAGCTTCGTCCCCCGGCAACATGGTTATTGTCACTCCATGCTGCTCCAAATGCCGGCGGATATAAGAAGGATAATAACCTCTAACCTGAACATCGGAGCAGAACATTGCCATTTGGTTCTCCGCTTGCGCTTTCAGTACATCACCGGGATGACAGGAATATGGGTAGAGCAGCTTGCGGGCCAGCATGCAGCCGATCTGGAACTGCGGATTGATCTCCCGGCCCCGCTTAATCGCAAGCGCACTGGCTACGAACTGGTGATGCAAAGCCTGAAAAGCAACCTGCTTCTCATTTGACTTGCCATCCAGAATAATCCCTGCGCCCAGAAACGGCGCTTTGAGCGTACAGTTGATTTCGTTGAAAGTCAGCCAATACTTCACCTTATCCCGGTAACGGGTGAACACAGTTTCCGCATAACGGACGAACAGTTCAACCAGTTCTCTGGATTCCCAGCCGTTATATTTGGTGACTAGGTGCACAGGCATTTCATAATGGGAAA
It contains:
- a CDS encoding cache domain-containing protein, translating into MSYLTSISVTQSISIENGVTQLQKSQEILERRMAEVEGFTRQLAVNQELNVLMNESENETNVYGIWKTMRNVLTFGQTNDFLQNYYIYLANYNLILTPGSTYRPEHYYSNFNYKGLSLQDWRKEVLETTHRSEIKPLSDFVSRGMQTSVITYMQSLPLDSFNDSSPAVAVVIIDEKNISSLLSGLTERYGGWVHISDAKGNTIVLQGSDEQKMAKMLDDPAFDKNKVSQFYKDDLVVTTRSDSNGWVYQTGIPQDILMENANKIKRISIQITGGTLIIGLIAGLILAYRNSGQSIVCSAS
- a CDS encoding mannitol dehydrogenase family protein; its protein translation is MLHLTRSSIQGEKAAWKAAGVELPQFDYEQVANNTQLKPEWIHFGAGNIFRGFVANAHQKLLDSRKSDTGIIAVETFDFEMIDKVYKPYDNLTLLVLMNARGDFQKRVVSSIVEGIAADKNREAEYRRLIEVFENPSLQMASFTITEKGYSLTDPHDKYLGIVKKDIESGPEHPVHVMSIVASLAYRRYLKGQYPMTFVSMDNCSHNGDKLKNGVVSIAKEWAQRGLVVEDFVRYLEDERLITFPLSMIDKITPRPSESVQAALLEQGIGDMDVIITSKNTYTAPFVNAEISEYLVVEDNFTNGRPPLEEAGIIFTDRETVNKVETMKVTTCLNPLHTALAVSGCLLGYTLIADEMKDDTLRRFVEIIGYKEGLPVVVDPGILSPKQFLDEVLTERFANPFIPDTPQRIATDTSQKVGIRFGETIKSYIRREELDPAQLTAIPLAIAVWCRYLLGVNDAGEVFTLSSDPLLETLQGYLQGVSLGDQTASVRPILEDERLFGVPLYAIGLGDKIEVMFQEMMAGPGAVRRTLENYLK
- the uxuA gene encoding mannonate dehydratase; protein product: MNMTWRWYGEGNDNITLDHIRQIPGVMGIVWSLHEKVAGEVWEMERIQEVADQITSKGFSTAVVESVNVHDDIKIGLPTRDKYIDIYIDTIRKLAKVGVKVICYNFMPVFDWTRTELYKELPDGSNALFYEKAAITDNPREMVDRILKGAGQFTMPGWEPERLAKLDELFAAYADVTEDKLFDNLQYFLERIIPVCEEVDIKMAIHPDDPAWPIFGLPRIIRNRDMIRRFLDLVDSPYNGLTFCTGSLGTNPDNDLPAMIREFHDRIHFAHIRNVKVFENGDFIEVSHRGRDGSVDVAEVVKAYHENGYIGYVRPDHGRHLWGEEKNCRPGYGLYDRAMGIMYLLGVWDSLDNVKEAK
- a CDS encoding DNA-binding protein, which gives rise to MEGLNVDSLIQMLKASFSFENWDAMIEIADKLHEQISVIYENNSNLIRGPKLKRSIPYYFGYSSCAKGIALQKSGKFDEAKICIQKYADLGWIVGLDEEGINEVEYYRNIAKANSYVIDLLEGKMGVLHKYVEFIRKSDDEELLPGLITILESSIIHDYSVDWILKEFKINVDDIGEHETIVNIRYHEDYIYLLAMYYYKQENMYDTINTILEILLLSIKLDDDTGFKKSAALFELLRDHADQSQLKVHHNIMKTIIEKEFTRSFSSRIEFSNLHS
- a CDS encoding X2-like carbohydrate binding domain-containing protein, coding for MGKKLGMSLLVFIIAAAQFGFTGTKGNVALAAEKSMAQKPYMGWSSYSMQVYDGAGNWTSAESIKKQSDVMHENLQAHGYEYINIDAGWNGSMDEYGRPIPSETLYPNGFQEVIDYVHNNGQRIGIYMIPGVSIDAYNQNLEIYGTGGQCRIQDITAKPLTIMDYWNSYTYKIDFTNPCAQKYVDSIADMIGEWGIDFVKFDSVTPGSGIDNLSRDARGDVEAWSKAFDRNNIWFELSWALDHNYVDFWKKYANGWRIDWDVEAYDGSGLTAWPSISRLFPKAALWWRDAGPGGWNDFDSLNVGNGSMDGLTKDERKSAMTFWSISSVPLYTGNDMTRLDSYGLELLTNDEVIAVNQAGRPGHPVSMDTQQQVWYANNGDGTYSVALFNLGSRSAEVKVKWSDLGLEGPASVRDLWSHTELGDFEKEFSGGILEPHASRMLKVTALGGTSTVNDDDTGMRYSGDWKRNGGKELLEGKQDLSITIKDSSSAPSMASQSDVTNYGTDPSENSSAANKATVTNVVYINDNDSGIKYNGAWQVSSSRGLGDYKDDVHYAEKNGDSFEYTFTGTGIDLLTEKHESQGDMIITLDHEAAQTVSAYKTGSREVQQNLYSVSGLANGSHTLKVVKSSGDFMLLDAFKVTTETPAGGQNSTITPTSARFDQATEQQEDVTVTLNLNGNTLSCIENNGEALSEDDFTVTNDKLTIHKQYLAQQPAGTTDLIFIFNAGDPQTLSIQISDSTGIRYVMINNDDSTVKYNGTWNRSSGRGLGDYKDDVQYTEQNGDSFEYTFRGTGIQLFTEVDESQGDMDIYVDDQFKETVSAYHHGQMSLQNLYSISGLPDGMHTLKVVKKSGRFMLLDMFKVEIPNMINPIAASFDKAASAQEDIEVTLLQQAESFAGITNGSYDLVLGTDYSVAGNRVTLNKSYLAAQPVGTLNLKFTVGGDYLNDVHSTSVDGDSFEYTFKGNGISLITPIGPEQGDMDIYVDGQRVQTVNAYSQSRLSRQEIYSISGLEGGIHTLKAVKKSGDFMLTDQLKFTVSTSPAVSPTPTPSPTPTPTPSPTPTSTLTSTDSGGSYIPAKPSSTPALTPTPTPATGNEDGSAGNGESNTIRHTAYIKGYPGGFFQPEHEITRAEMATILANVSEKGATGAGVVFSDVPSGYWGADAITKVAKMGLIKGYSDGTFKPNQMLTRAEMATLVTLLRTDSTQKGSGFSDINGHWAQAAILQAQGTGIFTGYNDGTFRPNAKLTRAEAVVAMNRALGRGPLINVTNPQWADVPATHWAFGDIEEASTDHVFTSGSEARDQKKN